The proteins below come from a single Verrucomicrobiia bacterium genomic window:
- a CDS encoding chaperone modulator CbpM — MNGSTTTQLTIVRLHVHYPSRDTVYDLDTLARLADVHPALVSQYVRRGLLDPLDDRDEREWRFDDGSLRLLRRIQRLRSELGVNINGVAVILELLQQIEDLR; from the coding sequence ATGAATGGATCCACCACGACCCAGCTCACTATCGTCCGACTCCACGTCCACTACCCTTCCCGTGACACGGTTTACGACCTGGACACGCTGGCTCGCCTGGCCGACGTGCATCCCGCTCTTGTTTCCCAGTATGTCCGGCGCGGGTTGCTCGACCCTCTGGACGATCGGGATGAACGCGAATGGCGGTTTGACGATGGCTCCCTGCGCCTCCTCCGCCGAATCCAGCGACTCCGCAGCGAACTCGGCGTCAATATCAACGGCGTCGCCGTCATCCTGGAATTGCTGCAACAGATTGAAGACCTCCGCTAG
- a CDS encoding ATP-binding protein → MDPLTLKELQAIPLFSDLSAEQTSCFEPGEIIEFEVGKVLATEGEPLNSFYVLLEGELRVSRNYDNQAILMGVTKPGMFLGEISLLLDSPNLATVRTLKPSRLFRLGKNDFWRMLSVCPSVASQIFRTMATRVKNVEGYSMQREKLASLGTMAAGLAHELNNPATAARRSSANLREVVDNLQSFACELHESLKPEHWQPLVDASQDAIARLAKSTPLDSVTRSDREEEVATWLEQHGVADGWKFSPAFVGAGLDAKELAALAEKLPAEALPYAFGWLEASLSLNSLLNEIDGSTARIAELVKAVKSYSYMDQSPMQEIDVHEGIENTLTMLGHKLKNITVTRKFDRAIPRIMAHGGELNQVWTNLLDNAVDAVKGTGKICVATFLDVDQVVVEIADNGSGIPPEVQSHIFEPFYTTKGVGSGTGLGLVISSRIVANRHGGEIEFESVPGDTRFKVRLPIKHAPQSG, encoded by the coding sequence ATGGACCCATTGACCCTTAAAGAATTGCAGGCGATCCCGCTCTTCTCCGACCTATCGGCGGAACAAACAAGCTGCTTCGAACCGGGGGAGATTATCGAATTCGAAGTCGGCAAGGTGTTGGCGACCGAGGGCGAGCCGCTCAATTCTTTCTACGTGCTGTTGGAAGGCGAATTGCGGGTCAGCCGGAACTATGACAACCAGGCGATCCTGATGGGCGTGACCAAGCCCGGAATGTTCCTTGGCGAAATATCGCTGCTGCTGGACAGTCCCAATCTCGCGACCGTGCGTACCCTGAAGCCCAGCCGGTTGTTTCGGCTGGGCAAGAACGATTTCTGGCGGATGTTGAGCGTGTGCCCGTCGGTCGCGAGCCAGATCTTCCGCACGATGGCGACGCGGGTGAAGAACGTGGAAGGTTATTCCATGCAACGCGAGAAGCTGGCGTCCCTCGGCACGATGGCCGCGGGTCTTGCCCACGAGCTGAACAACCCGGCGACAGCGGCGCGCCGGTCGTCAGCGAATCTGCGGGAGGTTGTGGACAATCTGCAGTCGTTCGCGTGCGAACTGCATGAATCCTTGAAGCCCGAACATTGGCAGCCGCTCGTCGATGCTTCGCAGGACGCCATCGCCCGACTGGCGAAATCCACACCGCTGGATTCGGTGACCCGCAGCGACCGAGAAGAAGAAGTTGCCACCTGGCTGGAGCAACATGGCGTGGCCGATGGGTGGAAGTTTTCACCCGCATTTGTGGGCGCCGGTCTGGACGCGAAAGAACTGGCGGCCCTCGCTGAGAAGCTTCCCGCCGAAGCCTTGCCGTACGCCTTCGGTTGGTTGGAAGCGAGCCTGTCGCTGAATTCGTTGCTGAACGAAATCGACGGGAGCACGGCGCGCATCGCCGAGTTGGTCAAGGCTGTGAAATCCTATTCCTACATGGACCAATCGCCCATGCAGGAGATTGACGTGCACGAGGGCATCGAGAACACGTTGACGATGCTCGGCCACAAACTCAAGAACATCACCGTCACCCGCAAGTTCGATCGCGCGATTCCACGCATCATGGCGCACGGCGGCGAGTTGAACCAGGTGTGGACCAATCTCCTCGACAACGCCGTTGACGCGGTCAAAGGAACGGGGAAAATCTGTGTCGCCACGTTCTTGGATGTTGACCAGGTGGTGGTGGAGATTGCTGACAATGGCAGTGGCATTCCGCCCGAAGTGCAGTCGCACATCTTCGAGCCGTTCTATACCACCAAGGGCGTCGGGTCAGGCACGGGTCTGGGCCTGGTAATCAGCAGTCGCATCGTGGCCAACCGGCACGGCGGTGAAATCGAATTCGAATCCGTGCCCGGAGACACCCGTTTCAAAGTGCGCCTTCCGATCAAGCACGCTCCGCAATCGGGTTGA
- a CDS encoding FAD-dependent oxidoreductase, with protein sequence MAKPVIWTVDDDPDVLRAVERDLRRQYGNRYRVMAADSGAGALESVKQLKLRNDPVALFLVDQRMPRMSGVEFLEAALEFYPEAKRALLTAYADTDAAIRAINSVKIDHYLMKPWDPPEERLYGVVDDLLDDWQAGFRPPFEGIRIVGHRWSPHFNQIRDFLARNSIPYQLLDAETDETARQLMESSGADGKQLPLVVFSDGTHLSDPTSAVVAEKLGLKTKAELPFYDLVIVGGGPAGLAAAVYGAADGLRTILIEREAPGGQAGRSSRIENYLGFPTGLSGFDLARRAVSQARRFGVEILSPQEVTGVRVDGPSRFVTLGNGTEIGCRALLIATGIAFRKVDVPGVEELNGAGVYYYAPMTEALSYKNEDVYIVGGANSAGQAAMYFSKYARSVTMLVRGDSLSANMSQYLEDQIGATKNIVVKLNTSVMEVKGTGRCETITLMNNKTCAQETVPASALLFYVGAVPYTDWLGGMVERDAQGYIYSGGHFLKERKRPSGWVPDRDPFILETSVPGIFVAGDVRHASTKGVTSGVGEGAMAVKLIHQYLSTV encoded by the coding sequence ATGGCGAAGCCAGTGATATGGACAGTCGATGACGACCCGGACGTGCTGCGGGCCGTGGAGCGGGATTTGCGGCGGCAGTATGGAAATCGGTACCGCGTCATGGCCGCTGACTCCGGCGCGGGGGCGCTGGAGTCGGTGAAGCAGTTGAAGTTGCGCAACGATCCGGTCGCCCTGTTCCTGGTTGACCAGCGGATGCCGCGCATGTCGGGTGTGGAGTTCCTGGAGGCGGCGCTGGAATTTTATCCCGAAGCCAAGCGCGCTCTGCTCACCGCTTACGCGGACACCGACGCGGCGATTCGCGCCATCAACTCGGTGAAGATCGATCATTACCTGATGAAGCCGTGGGATCCGCCTGAGGAGCGGCTTTACGGGGTTGTGGACGATCTGCTGGACGATTGGCAGGCAGGATTCCGTCCGCCGTTTGAAGGAATTCGTATAGTCGGCCACCGCTGGTCGCCCCATTTCAACCAGATCCGGGATTTTCTCGCGAGGAACTCGATCCCGTATCAGTTGTTGGACGCGGAGACGGACGAGACGGCCCGGCAATTGATGGAGAGTAGTGGCGCCGATGGCAAACAACTGCCACTGGTTGTCTTTTCAGACGGCACACATCTCTCTGACCCGACGTCGGCGGTGGTTGCCGAGAAGCTGGGGTTGAAGACCAAAGCGGAGTTGCCATTTTATGATTTGGTCATTGTCGGAGGCGGCCCGGCCGGCCTGGCGGCAGCGGTGTATGGAGCCGCGGACGGATTGAGAACGATACTTATTGAACGGGAAGCGCCCGGTGGACAGGCGGGACGGAGTTCCCGAATCGAAAACTACCTCGGTTTCCCGACCGGGCTCAGTGGGTTCGACCTGGCCCGACGCGCGGTCAGCCAGGCCCGGCGGTTCGGCGTGGAGATTCTCTCGCCGCAAGAAGTGACCGGAGTCCGGGTGGATGGGCCGTCACGGTTTGTCACGCTGGGCAACGGCACGGAGATCGGCTGTCGCGCGCTGTTGATTGCGACGGGCATTGCCTTTCGCAAAGTGGACGTGCCGGGCGTGGAGGAGTTGAATGGTGCGGGGGTTTACTACTACGCGCCGATGACCGAGGCGTTGTCCTACAAGAATGAGGATGTGTACATTGTCGGCGGGGCGAATTCGGCGGGGCAGGCGGCGATGTATTTTTCGAAATATGCGCGAAGCGTCACAATGTTGGTGCGCGGCGATTCTCTCTCGGCGAACATGTCGCAGTACCTGGAAGACCAGATTGGCGCGACGAAGAACATCGTCGTGAAACTGAACACGAGCGTCATGGAGGTTAAGGGCACGGGGCGCTGTGAAACGATTACACTCATGAATAACAAGACGTGCGCGCAGGAAACCGTCCCCGCGAGCGCTCTTTTGTTCTATGTGGGCGCGGTTCCGTACACCGATTGGTTGGGCGGTATGGTCGAGCGGGACGCGCAGGGGTATATCTATTCGGGGGGGCATTTCTTGAAGGAACGAAAGCGGCCGAGCGGCTGGGTGCCGGACCGCGATCCGTTTATCCTTGAAACCAGTGTGCCGGGGATTTTCGTGGCCGGTGACGTGCGCCATGCTTCCACCAAGGGCGTCACCTCCGGTGTGGGCGAAGGCGCCATGGCCGTCAAGCTCATCCACCAGTATCTCAGCACGGTGTAA